One window from the genome of Sphingomonas lacunae encodes:
- a CDS encoding polysaccharide deacetylase family protein, translating into MHSRIEFPYSFGTRFSVSVDTEEEFEWSGTLSRTGHGTSSVPAIGEGQRFFESAGVTPLYYVDQPVIDSDEAVDLFRRFIADGTADFGVHLHPWVTPPFEEVVSRPNSYAGNLPESVERAKLRHVRDSMVARLGVRPLAYRAGRYGIGRNSLRILAEEGFVCDSSVRSLFDYRSDGGPDYRWSDQHPWRTGPDNRIVELPLTSLFVGRANWCGRQLYGRIGQLPTLKSILARLGLVERVPLTPEGIPADKACQAIDAALDQGIRLLSMSFHSPSLAIGNTPYVRDGKDLRTFYAWFDKVFDHCARRGILPASLGEILSASGVKV; encoded by the coding sequence ATGCACTCCAGAATAGAATTTCCTTACAGCTTTGGGACTCGCTTCTCGGTTTCGGTGGACACCGAGGAAGAGTTTGAATGGAGCGGCACCCTGTCCCGCACCGGTCACGGCACCTCATCGGTCCCTGCCATCGGTGAAGGCCAGCGCTTCTTCGAATCGGCCGGGGTCACGCCGCTCTATTATGTTGATCAACCCGTCATCGACAGTGACGAGGCCGTCGACCTTTTCCGTCGCTTCATTGCCGACGGCACCGCTGACTTTGGTGTGCATCTCCATCCTTGGGTGACACCACCTTTTGAAGAAGTCGTCAGCCGGCCGAACAGCTATGCCGGCAACCTTCCCGAATCCGTGGAAAGGGCAAAGCTCCGTCATGTCCGTGACAGCATGGTCGCACGTCTGGGTGTTCGTCCGCTGGCCTATCGGGCCGGGCGCTATGGAATTGGCCGGAACAGCTTGAGGATTCTCGCCGAGGAAGGGTTTGTGTGTGACAGCTCGGTCCGCAGCCTGTTCGACTATCGCTCGGACGGAGGACCCGACTACCGCTGGAGCGATCAGCACCCCTGGCGCACCGGGCCTGACAACCGCATCGTCGAACTGCCGCTGACCAGCCTTTTTGTCGGGCGCGCAAACTGGTGCGGACGGCAGCTCTACGGGCGCATTGGCCAACTTCCCACGCTCAAGTCCATATTGGCCCGACTCGGCCTGGTCGAACGTGTACCGCTGACTCCGGAGGGCATTCCGGCCGACAAGGCGTGTCAGGCCATTGATGCCGCGCTTGATCAGGGCATCAGGCTCCTGTCCATGTCGTTCCATTCACCATCGCTGGCGATTGGCAACACGCCCTATGTCCGGGATGGCAAAGACCTGCGCACTTTCTATGCCTGGTTTGACAAGGTGTTTGACCATTGTGCGCGTCGCGGCATCCTCCCCGCCAGTCTTGGCGAGATTTTGTCTGCCAGTGGTGTGAAAGTCTGA